In Deinococcus puniceus, one genomic interval encodes:
- a CDS encoding translocation/assembly module TamB domain-containing protein, whose protein sequence is MAVVTLTPRLLGGLILSRLGDDLQITADRTGGPLWSPTLSGATVKLPGIEGTAARAGVTVAGVDLASRTVKLNVAVQDATVNLKLQELLRGGGAAGEGGWKVVLGGLDVNNARVNVNGEGVNIPNGSFRVEQGENGALAVKGRTTEGELNADVQVSQGKDGNIFGLNLDADARVLNHYWPGVTAGRITGRYVLNDGPIRGDLKVTDAALRVPQAKFVTVNNVNGTATHRGDRVDLKLAGRGWNGPVNAVGAVDLKAQNWSVTADADPTVAGLAKAFGTTGTGNLNLRVTAGGWSTVRVKAYAKGAGQVAGVPFRDANVEYTLLTEDGNSAGQTNDLAFSVKTALAGNQAITGRWALGRTGSAEVQGTLAGQPLTLAAKIDAQNVLTLGGTALGGPARGSFDLKTQAIDAVLNPEVSGVGARVALTGKPSDLRAAISGGTVGPFELAGTAQLNAQGLTADLQSGQGMAAGAIALKLDREFKGTWSAQNLSGAGITLGGEGQLDATGGDLTGTLTAGLPGLTAPLTGPLNLNYVRQRGTFEPGNQRLTWNGDTFGLSARNLAVAGGVTVNGDLNVTTALKATGNLTARGNGFDVTATARGDTASLRGVLGTAGNRVTVLADTQLSAGFLTDARIEGADIAGTVSVQDGLRFSLTTANAAGRRDTARGVIDGSNWDATGRVNLAALRPLLPALAEQGLDGTLDLALAGLGGSARVNASAAGAGVSGTLQRNGQGARQPITADLNVTYPSVRAQLAGRVFPNVQVSGSGTYRNGTDAPQTLSAVLAGEYGNLNARLTGRTGPLSFSGVTIPAQAVNLTGTVTPNLTAAGTWGNLNVTYDARTGLARVTGRQTLTALGQTGTVQGRATWGPGRSTDAGGSQTFRGAVEASGVLDQYTVALSGPWDSLNVRLSDGEGLRASGKASLPSGRYDVDLRGPIAGGTAAGGLFIDGNVTGTGTEPRGTVNVFDGAGGSASVSLRGFSDLDLRARGLTLGGQKLYGDLSARNNVLSGVIDAGPFRLTAAGGRVRAVGEFVGQSVIASGKLTLPATVSDLNVRVNGPYLSANATGSVSDLRGTVRLNAQSFGPAGVRVSIPAQVLPLNASLTGARANIGGLTFLGGDWSGAANLRYVLSTAANSTPGQLRLEGNGPQLLAIPSGPVAGRVTVLPSIGGTLSASLSPALPFLPEAVRKEIVPGRLVAQISAAGAVLTTTGTRYLNDPLNLSARVGWKNGVTASGTLIHPGSRIPVRYDGRDLTLDSLVLNARALQPVLPGLTGTLTASLTVPKLDFAQADGRARVNLALGGQRADGLVSLRRGQLGADLTSTLAGLNLRVRGPLYPQADAVLNIDGVRGTLTGSAADTLNLRAAGDFQGQALDLTASAAGLTGKGQIKVAGNVAGQSINASGTLVSGVLSGLNLRVSGPYLSANASGDLSTLRGLVRLNAQSFGPAEARVSLPAQVLPLTASVSTGRVNVGGLGYAGGQWNGAANLRYGFGSTPGTLQLVGNGAQLLALPSGPVAGRVTVLPTIGGTLSASLSPALPFLPEAVRKEFVAGRLIAQLSATGAALTTDGTRYVGQPLGLAARVNWKNGVTASGTLTHPGSRIPVHYDGRDLNIDGAVLDARALQPFLSGVTGTLSASLSVPKLDFAAASGRAQVNLALGGQRAVGAVTVQRGQVGADLTSTLAGLDVRVRGPLYPQADAVLNVDGVGGTLTGSAAETLNLRAAGVYEGRNLNLTASASNLTTGAASAQLAGTVSGAAVNISLKQNAGKWNTAGSLNVPDLRTLTATNGSGGTAGNLSATIGGTLDNLTLNALGEAAGVRFSAPASYRGGVLRLAGASATLPDLLTVRASGPVFPTLGLSAKATLTDYLPGTYTVQASGSLSKPDVNAQGTLQNAPTGLQAGGSRVTARLLGQDYRLTFVGEPLAGFVRGQLGANALGGLLDSRLALNTSYIGSDGLRVALTGASGWNARRGWLGSLQARGTLGENNALNATLNGSGPLNLAATLRTPFNGQLRTASVTGTLPADLPFRPGGTLDLAALDVGALWGRAGQLALTGQATLGGGTWSKLDAQFAGRIEDSAGELTGDLGATYRAGDVSVRLAGERVAGGAVLAGGKYDLTLRAEPLRLARLLPVNLDMDALTFGGTVTAAGTLAGGPSKVTLRNLALKGEQGSIRDSGIGPFSLYGSASYVWQPGGQNVLEAALDGSLRGGVLQARGQLPAGVRVTARDIDARTLGAGVLGAALNLTGDLTNPAVAGQVSTVADAFDARVILSGRALSLKANARADLKGNATGTLYAEASDLNLTAGAAGLESLQARVYGTVASGGNSAKLDLNGVWPALAGTATATVGGVAQPITLTGDGRGGYALGGGELGAGSVTLTRTQGFIPALAGTLRLTPLPLVGGTGAATADVTLGGTLTAPTLAATLTTRDAALSGVTLADTTGSITGTLANLSGTLAQAGATVATLNGQTVTLTGLTASVAGATVKATGTAGLNGTADVNLVSSGALDGNLKATYRARALSLDGTLAAQGVTAALNLDADPFTGWHGTARLTGGPAGVLTQPATLTLSGPFAHPLATGDAGLLGAGAKIVASSTGVQVRLVDGPGATASGAIELRPNAAGQWQWLGATSLTRPELSLSVTPSGPLADPNLVLSLRRGEWRASGTASLRAADLNVSDGLKDGRITWTDQTVRADLPGLDLSRLGINLSGTALTGRVTAQGAISTDTRDGQLTLNIQDVTTDYEVPYLGLKVNGDVQATVNLTAGKPTVQASATLPAGTLTLNAQQTDKNWTGRLTGSLAQDGGTLALNVGADAAGLTGNVTVTRYPVSGAGQSVRVDGTVALGGQTFSANLTAANDMGEARVIGSGGLADVVPALSSVLAVRPTDQGYNLRATLDAVELKELAIAPALSGRVSGEANINDGGGTFVIRSAGLTLGPKTLPARIEGTQIGGDWRIRGFLGESDLFGGLSGGELFGNVTLKSFPVGAIVGALVGNSPGEGIVTGVARFRVPVADPLAGTATVVAERIRVSATSGTGEGRITETLLGSGTLDYAARELRNVNIQLAGAGTWNVRGAFSRSNVGLTAQFTNTTFTPVLVLVPAIADLDPSLKGTLTLEVAGTYDRPRGQVRASNLSGTLAGLSLQVPTFSGDLPDSGAFTASGRVLTGGVVGSDGTLNASGQLTLGDLSQTRVRFEGLLAPQALGALPNTTVTLAQATSGWTLDAQSRSTNPVTGTGTLSLTGQIAPRWDLALSARNYNLPLAVIYARESALNADLRAVDDGTLIRVSGAADFLRLTLGRVGATATIPAPGQTTTEGGSGANGRTTDSYATPLPDIYSTFPELGRDPNAPAPARPFLQRLVLEDIPVRAPNGIRVDEALARAEFGGSLVVSGTGAQPRITGDITSQRGSIFLRENEFAIQSGLVSFTGQSLFPTFAILASGNVQASTTGQRVPVTLDVKGEFRTLASGASTLDLTTALRCTANAGGTGSSECTDPATTQAYSEAQLYALVATGVPNLETLPGNLTALGASALQTALNIFVLGEIERNVARALGLDVFRLTPNLSTADGSLGATITLGSYLTRNLYLQYQTDLTGAGLIDATYSTPDKQFTFKVSTPLNGLDLQSVRPSFSAAYNVNDRASVSVGVQNNPESTRLRFGVTYRIR, encoded by the coding sequence ATGGCGGTGGTCACCCTGACGCCGCGCCTGTTGGGTGGGCTGATCTTGTCCCGGCTGGGAGACGATTTGCAAATTACGGCAGACCGAACGGGCGGGCCGCTGTGGTCTCCCACTCTGTCGGGGGCCACCGTCAAACTGCCGGGAATAGAGGGCACGGCAGCCAGAGCTGGCGTCACTGTGGCGGGCGTAGACCTCGCGTCGCGCACCGTGAAGCTGAATGTGGCAGTGCAGGACGCCACCGTGAACCTGAAATTACAGGAGTTGCTGAGGGGCGGCGGCGCGGCGGGCGAAGGCGGCTGGAAAGTGGTGCTGGGCGGACTGGACGTGAACAACGCCCGCGTGAACGTGAACGGCGAGGGCGTGAATATCCCCAACGGAAGCTTCCGCGTAGAACAGGGCGAAAACGGTGCGCTGGCCGTGAAGGGCCGCACCACGGAAGGCGAACTGAACGCCGACGTGCAGGTGTCTCAAGGCAAGGACGGCAACATCTTTGGCCTGAATTTGGACGCCGATGCCCGCGTGCTGAACCACTACTGGCCGGGAGTCACGGCGGGCCGCATTACTGGGCGCTACGTCCTGAACGACGGCCCGATTCGCGGAGATTTGAAGGTGACAGACGCGGCCTTGCGCGTACCACAGGCCAAATTCGTGACTGTGAACAACGTCAACGGAACCGCCACGCACCGGGGCGACAGAGTTGATCTGAAGTTGGCGGGGCGCGGCTGGAATGGCCCGGTGAACGCGGTGGGTGCAGTCGACCTCAAGGCCCAGAACTGGAGTGTGACCGCCGACGCCGACCCGACTGTGGCTGGCCTCGCCAAAGCATTCGGCACGACTGGCACGGGCAATCTGAATTTGCGGGTCACGGCTGGCGGCTGGAGTACGGTGCGCGTGAAAGCCTATGCCAAGGGCGCGGGCCAAGTGGCGGGCGTGCCCTTCCGCGATGCCAACGTGGAATACACCCTGCTGACCGAAGACGGCAACAGCGCCGGGCAGACCAACGACTTGGCCTTCAGCGTAAAGACCGCGCTGGCCGGAAATCAGGCCATCACCGGGCGCTGGGCACTGGGCCGAACGGGAAGCGCTGAAGTACAAGGAACACTGGCGGGCCAACCCCTCACGCTGGCCGCCAAGATTGATGCACAGAATGTGTTGACGCTGGGCGGTACGGCGCTGGGCGGGCCTGCACGCGGTTCCTTCGACCTGAAAACGCAGGCTATAGACGCGGTGCTGAATCCGGAAGTGAGCGGCGTGGGCGCACGGGTGGCCCTGACCGGCAAACCCTCGGACTTGCGGGCGGCCATCAGTGGGGGCACGGTGGGGCCATTTGAGCTGGCAGGCACGGCGCAGCTGAACGCACAGGGCTTGACAGCTGACCTGCAAAGCGGGCAAGGCATGGCGGCTGGAGCAATTGCCCTCAAGCTTGACCGCGAATTTAAGGGCACTTGGAGCGCCCAGAACCTCAGCGGCGCGGGCATTACTCTGGGCGGCGAAGGGCAATTGGACGCGACGGGCGGCGACCTGACGGGCACGCTAACGGCTGGCCTGCCCGGATTGACCGCACCCCTCACTGGCCCTCTGAATCTGAATTATGTGCGGCAACGCGGCACGTTTGAACCCGGCAACCAGCGTCTGACGTGGAACGGCGATACCTTCGGCCTGAGCGCCCGCAACTTGGCGGTGGCGGGCGGCGTGACCGTGAACGGCGATTTGAACGTGACCACCGCCCTGAAAGCCACTGGCAACCTGACGGCGCGGGGCAACGGCTTCGATGTGACCGCCACCGCACGCGGCGACACGGCCAGCTTGCGCGGGGTGCTGGGTACGGCGGGCAACCGCGTGACCGTGCTGGCCGACACGCAACTCTCGGCGGGATTCCTAACAGACGCCCGCATTGAGGGGGCCGACATCGCGGGGACGGTCAGTGTGCAAGACGGGCTGCGCTTTTCTCTGACCACCGCTAATGCAGCGGGCAGGCGCGATACGGCACGCGGCGTCATTGACGGCTCCAATTGGGACGCCACAGGCCGGGTCAATCTGGCGGCCCTGCGCCCGCTCTTGCCTGCGCTGGCCGAGCAAGGGCTGGATGGAACCCTCGATCTGGCGTTGGCAGGCTTAGGCGGCAGCGCACGTGTGAATGCTTCGGCAGCGGGCGCGGGCGTCAGCGGCACTTTGCAGCGCAACGGGCAGGGGGCGCGGCAGCCCATCACCGCCGATCTGAACGTGACCTATCCGAGTGTGAGGGCGCAATTGGCAGGCCGGGTGTTTCCCAATGTGCAGGTCAGCGGCAGCGGCACCTACCGCAACGGTACCGACGCGCCGCAAACGCTGAGTGCTGTGCTGGCGGGCGAATACGGCAACCTGAATGCCCGCCTGACCGGGCGCACCGGGCCGCTCTCGTTTAGTGGCGTCACCATTCCCGCGCAGGCCGTGAATCTGACCGGAACCGTGACGCCCAACCTGACGGCGGCGGGAACGTGGGGCAATCTGAACGTGACCTACGACGCCCGCACCGGACTGGCCCGCGTGACCGGGCGGCAAACGCTGACCGCGCTGGGCCAGACCGGAACCGTGCAAGGGCGTGCCACTTGGGGGCCGGGGCGCAGCACCGATGCTGGGGGCAGCCAAACCTTCCGGGGAGCTGTGGAAGCCAGCGGCGTGCTGGATCAATACACGGTCGCGCTGAGCGGCCCTTGGGACAGCCTGAACGTGCGCCTGAGCGACGGCGAAGGCTTGCGGGCCAGCGGCAAAGCCTCGCTGCCTTCGGGCCGGTACGACGTGGATTTGCGCGGCCCGATTGCGGGCGGTACGGCGGCAGGCGGCCTCTTTATAGATGGCAATGTGACCGGCACCGGCACTGAGCCACGCGGCACCGTGAACGTGTTCGACGGCGCGGGCGGCAGTGCCAGCGTGAGCCTGCGTGGCTTTTCTGATCTGGACTTGCGGGCACGCGGCCTGACGTTGGGTGGGCAAAAACTGTACGGCGACTTGAGCGCCCGGAACAACGTTCTGAGCGGCGTCATCGACGCGGGCCCCTTCCGCCTAACCGCTGCGGGGGGCCGAGTGCGTGCAGTGGGCGAATTCGTGGGCCAAAGCGTGATCGCCAGCGGCAAACTGACCCTGCCCGCCACCGTGTCTGACCTGAATGTGCGCGTGAATGGCCCTTACCTGAGTGCCAACGCCACCGGCAGCGTGTCCGATCTGCGCGGCACGGTGCGTCTGAATGCCCAAAGTTTCGGCCCAGCAGGGGTGCGGGTCAGCATTCCGGCGCAGGTGTTGCCCCTGAACGCCTCGCTGACTGGGGCGCGGGCCAACATCGGCGGCCTGACCTTCTTGGGCGGTGACTGGAGCGGCGCGGCAAACTTGCGCTATGTCCTGAGTACGGCGGCCAACAGCACGCCCGGACAACTCCGCTTGGAAGGCAACGGCCCGCAACTGCTGGCGATTCCTTCCGGCCCGGTGGCAGGCCGTGTCACGGTGCTGCCCAGCATCGGCGGCACGCTCAGCGCCAGCCTCTCCCCCGCCCTGCCCTTCTTACCCGAAGCGGTACGGAAGGAAATTGTGCCCGGCAGACTCGTCGCGCAAATTTCGGCAGCGGGCGCAGTCCTGACCACCACTGGCACGCGCTATCTGAATGACCCGCTGAACCTCTCGGCGCGGGTGGGCTGGAAGAACGGCGTCACCGCTTCCGGCACGCTGATCCACCCCGGTTCGCGAATTCCGGTTCGCTACGACGGGCGTGACTTGACGCTAGACAGCTTGGTGCTGAATGCCCGCGCCCTGCAACCCGTGTTGCCCGGACTGACCGGAACCCTGACCGCCAGCCTGACCGTACCGAAGCTGGACTTCGCACAGGCCGATGGACGGGCGCGGGTGAATCTGGCGCTGGGAGGGCAGCGGGCAGACGGACTGGTGTCGCTGCGGCGCGGACAACTGGGAGCAGACCTGACCAGCACCCTCGCGGGCCTGAATCTGCGGGTGCGCGGGCCGCTGTATCCACAAGCCGACGCCGTGCTGAACATAGACGGCGTGCGTGGAACCCTCACCGGAAGCGCCGCCGACACACTGAATTTGCGGGCAGCGGGCGATTTTCAGGGCCAAGCTCTTGACCTGACGGCCAGTGCCGCAGGATTGACGGGCAAAGGTCAGATCAAAGTGGCGGGCAACGTGGCGGGCCAGAGCATCAATGCCAGCGGCACCCTCGTTTCCGGCGTGCTGTCAGGCCTGAATCTGCGGGTTAGTGGGCCCTATCTGAGTGCCAATGCCAGCGGCGATCTCTCCACTTTACGCGGTCTGGTACGCCTGAATGCCCAAAGCTTCGGGCCAGCAGAGGCCCGCGTCAGCCTTCCGGCTCAGGTGTTGCCCCTCACGGCATCGGTCAGCACGGGGCGCGTGAATGTGGGCGGCCTCGGCTATGCAGGCGGCCAATGGAACGGCGCGGCGAACCTGCGCTACGGCTTCGGCAGCACGCCGGGAACGCTGCAACTCGTGGGCAACGGGGCGCAACTGCTGGCCCTGCCCTCCGGCCCCGTCGCAGGCCGCGTCACGGTGCTGCCTACCATCGGCGGCACGCTCAGCGCCAGCCTCTCCCCCGCCCTGCCCTTCTTGCCGGAAGCCGTGCGGAAGGAGTTCGTGGCCGGAAGATTGATCGCCCAACTCTCAGCTACGGGTGCGGCACTGACCACCGACGGCACGCGCTATGTGGGCCAGCCGTTGGGACTGGCGGCACGGGTGAATTGGAAGAACGGCGTCACCGCTTCCGGCACGCTGACCCATCCGGGCTCGCGGATTCCGGTTCACTACGACGGGCGCGATTTGAATATTGACGGAGCCGTACTGGACGCCCGCGCCCTGCAACCGTTCCTCAGCGGCGTAACCGGAACCCTCAGCGCCAGCCTCAGCGTGCCCAAGTTAGATTTTGCAGCGGCCAGCGGGCGGGCACAGGTCAATTTGGCGCTGGGGGGTCAGCGGGCGGTGGGAGCCGTGACCGTGCAGCGCGGGCAGGTGGGCGCAGACCTGACCAGTACGCTGGCGGGTCTAGACGTGCGGGTACGCGGCCCCCTCTACCCGCAGGCCGACGCCGTGCTGAACGTGGACGGCGTGGGGGGAACCCTGACCGGAAGCGCCGCCGAGACGCTGAACTTGCGGGCAGCGGGCGTGTATGAAGGCCGGAATTTGAATCTGACCGCCAGCGCAAGCAACCTGACGACTGGGGCCGCTTCGGCACAACTGGCCGGAACCGTGTCGGGCGCGGCAGTAAATATCAGCCTTAAGCAAAATGCAGGGAAATGGAACACGGCGGGCAGCCTGAATGTGCCCGATCTGCGAACGCTGACCGCCACCAACGGTTCGGGCGGCACGGCGGGCAACCTCAGCGCCACCATCGGCGGCACGCTGGACAACCTGACCCTGAACGCGCTGGGTGAGGCGGCGGGCGTGCGCTTCTCGGCTCCGGCCAGCTACAGGGGCGGTGTGTTGCGGTTGGCGGGCGCGTCGGCCACGCTGCCCGACCTGCTGACGGTGCGAGCCAGCGGGCCAGTGTTTCCCACGCTGGGGCTGAGCGCCAAAGCCACCCTGACGGACTATCTGCCGGGAACGTACACGGTGCAGGCCAGCGGCAGCCTCTCCAAACCGGATGTGAACGCGCAGGGCACGCTGCAAAATGCGCCCACCGGACTGCAAGCCGGGGGCAGCCGCGTGACCGCCCGCCTGCTGGGGCAGGATTACCGCCTGACCTTTGTGGGCGAACCCTTGGCCGGATTTGTGCGCGGGCAACTGGGGGCGAATGCGCTGGGCGGGTTGTTGGATTCCCGCCTCGCCCTGAACACCAGCTACATCGGCTCGGACGGCCTGCGCGTGGCCCTGACCGGCGCAAGCGGCTGGAATGCCCGCCGGGGCTGGCTGGGCAGCTTGCAGGCACGTGGCACACTAGGAGAAAACAACGCCCTGAACGCGACGCTTAACGGCTCCGGCCCGCTAAATCTGGCGGCCACGCTGCGTACCCCCTTCAATGGACAGCTCCGGACTGCCAGCGTCACCGGAACCCTGCCCGCCGATCTGCCTTTCCGGCCCGGCGGCACGCTGGATTTGGCCGCGCTGGACGTGGGCGCACTGTGGGGACGCGCCGGACAACTGGCCCTGACCGGGCAGGCCACGCTGGGCGGCGGCACTTGGAGCAAGCTGGACGCGCAGTTCGCAGGCCGGATAGAGGACAGTGCGGGCGAATTGACAGGCGATCTGGGGGCCACCTACCGCGCAGGAGACGTTTCGGTGCGGCTGGCCGGAGAGCGCGTGGCGGGCGGCGCGGTGCTGGCGGGCGGCAAGTACGACCTGACCTTGCGGGCCGAACCGTTGCGACTGGCACGGCTCTTACCTGTGAATCTGGATATGGACGCCCTCACTTTCGGCGGCACGGTCACGGCAGCGGGAACGTTGGCGGGCGGGCCATCCAAAGTGACCTTGCGGAATCTGGCGCTGAAGGGTGAGCAGGGCAGCATTCGGGACAGCGGCATCGGGCCATTCAGCCTCTACGGCAGCGCTTCCTATGTATGGCAGCCGGGCGGCCAAAATGTGCTGGAAGCCGCGCTGGACGGCAGCTTGCGCGGCGGAGTCTTGCAGGCGCGGGGCCAGTTGCCCGCAGGCGTGCGCGTGACGGCGCGGGACATAGACGCCCGCACACTGGGCGCAGGCGTGCTGGGCGCGGCCCTGAACCTGACGGGCGACCTGACCAACCCGGCAGTCGCGGGGCAAGTCAGTACGGTGGCCGACGCCTTCGACGCCCGCGTGATCTTGTCCGGGCGGGCACTCAGCCTGAAGGCCAATGCGCGGGCCGACCTGAAAGGCAACGCCACAGGCACGCTGTACGCCGAAGCCTCCGACCTGAATCTGACGGCGGGCGCGGCGGGGCTGGAAAGCTTGCAGGCACGGGTTTACGGGACTGTCGCCAGCGGTGGAAACTCGGCCAAGTTGGACTTGAACGGCGTGTGGCCCGCGTTAGCTGGAACGGCAACTGCTACTGTCGGCGGAGTGGCTCAGCCCATCACCCTGACCGGAGACGGACGCGGCGGCTACGCCCTCGGCGGCGGCGAACTGGGAGCCGGAAGCGTGACCCTGACGCGCACACAGGGCTTCATTCCAGCACTGGCCGGAACGTTGCGCCTGACGCCGTTGCCCTTGGTAGGCGGCACGGGCGCGGCCACCGCCGACGTGACTTTGGGCGGCACCCTGACCGCTCCCACACTGGCGGCCACCCTCACCACCCGTGACGCAGCCCTCAGCGGCGTCACGCTGGCCGATACCACCGGAAGTATCACGGGCACGCTGGCTAACCTGAGCGGCACACTGGCGCAGGCCGGGGCCACCGTTGCCACGCTGAACGGGCAGACTGTAACTCTGACGGGCCTCACCGCTTCGGTTGCTGGGGCCACTGTGAAAGCCACAGGCACGGCGGGGTTGAACGGAACCGCCGACGTAAATCTGGTCAGCAGTGGCGCACTGGACGGCAACTTGAAGGCCACATACCGCGCCCGTGCCCTCTCGCTGGACGGGACACTAGCCGCGCAAGGCGTGACGGCGGCGCTGAATCTGGACGCCGATCCCTTCACCGGCTGGCACGGCACCGCCCGCCTGACCGGTGGCCCCGCCGGAGTGCTGACCCAGCCCGCCACCCTGACCCTCAGCGGCCCATTTGCCCACCCGCTCGCCACCGGAGACGCCGGACTGCTGGGCGCGGGGGCGAAGATTGTCGCCAGCAGTACGGGCGTGCAGGTGCGTCTGGTAGACGGCCCCGGAGCCACCGCCAGCGGAGCCATAGAACTGCGGCCCAACGCGGCGGGCCAGTGGCAATGGCTGGGAGCCACCAGCCTGACCCGCCCCGAACTCAGCCTGAGCGTCACGCCTTCTGGCCCGCTGGCCGACCCCAATCTGGTGCTGAGCCTGCGCCGGGGCGAGTGGCGGGCCAGCGGCACAGCCAGTCTGCGGGCCGCCGATCTGAACGTCAGCGACGGTCTGAAGGATGGCCGGATCACTTGGACAGACCAGACCGTGCGGGCCGACTTGCCGGGCCTCGACCTCTCGCGCTTGGGAATTAACCTGAGTGGGACGGCACTCACAGGCCGCGTGACCGCGCAAGGGGCCATCAGCACCGATACCCGCGACGGCCAACTGACGCTGAATATTCAGGACGTGACCACCGACTACGAGGTGCCGTATCTGGGCCTGAAGGTGAACGGCGACGTACAGGCCACCGTAAATCTGACCGCTGGAAAACCCACTGTGCAGGCGAGCGCCACCTTGCCCGCCGGAACCTTGACCCTGAACGCCCAGCAGACCGACAAGAACTGGACAGGCCGCCTGACCGGATCGCTGGCGCAGGACGGCGGCACACTGGCCCTGAACGTGGGTGCAGACGCGGCGGGCCTGACCGGAAACGTGACAGTCACGCGCTACCCGGTGTCGGGCGCGGGCCAGAGCGTGCGAGTCGACGGCACGGTGGCGCTGGGCGGCCAGACCTTCAGCGCCAACCTGACCGCCGCCAACGACATGGGAGAAGCCCGCGTGATCGGTTCGGGCGGGCTGGCCGACGTGGTGCCTGCCCTGAGCAGCGTGCTGGCCGTGCGTCCCACCGATCAGGGCTACAACCTGCGGGCCACGCTGGACGCCGTAGAACTGAAAGAACTGGCGATTGCACCCGCCTTGTCGGGCCGGGTCAGCGGCGAGGCCAACATCAACGACGGTGGCGGCACTTTTGTAATTCGCAGCGCAGGCCTGACGCTGGGGCCGAAGACCCTGCCCGCCCGTATAGAAGGCACGCAAATTGGCGGCGACTGGCGCATTCGCGGCTTTTTGGGCGAATCCGACCTGTTCGGCGGCCTCAGCGGGGGCGAACTGTTCGGAAACGTGACGCTGAAATCCTTCCCCGTAGGCGCAATCGTGGGCGCACTGGTGGGCAACAGCCCCGGCGAGGGCATCGTGACCGGAGTGGCCCGCTTCCGGGTTCCGGTGGCCGACCCGCTGGCAGGCACCGCCACCGTGGTGGCCGAACGAATCCGCGTGAGTGCGACCAGCGGCACAGGCGAGGGCCGCATCACCGAAACGCTGCTGGGTTCCGGCACACTGGATTACGCGGCGCGGGAACTGCGGAACGTGAATATCCAGTTGGCCGGGGCCGGAACGTGGAATGTGCGCGGAGCCTTCAGCCGCTCCAACGTGGGCCTGACCGCGCAATTCACCAACACGACCTTTACCCCGGTGCTGGTGCTGGTGCCCGCCATTGCCGACCTTGACCCTAGCCTGAAAGGAACCCTGACCCTAGAGGTGGCCGGAACCTATGACCGCCCGCGTGGACAGGTGCGGGCCAGCAACCTGAGTGGCACGTTGGCGGGCCTGAGCCTGCAAGTGCCGACCTTCTCGGGCGATCTGCCAGATTCGGGCGCATTTACAGCCAGCGGGCGCGTGCTGACGGGCGGCGTGGTGGGCAGCGACGGCACCCTGAACGCCAGCGGCCAACTGACGTTGGGCGACCTGAGCCAAACCCGCGTGCGCTTTGAAGGGCTGCTGGCCCCACAAGCACTGGGCGCACTCCCCAACACCACCGTCACGCTGGCGCAGGCCACAAGCGGCTGGACGCTGGACGCCCAGAGCCGCAGCACCAACCCTGTGACCGGAACCGGAACCCTGAGCCTGACCGGACAGATTGCGCCGCGCTGGGACTTGGCCCTGAGTGCCCGCAACTACAACTTGCCGTTGGCGGTCATTTATGCCCGCGAGAGCGCGCTGAATGCCGACCTGCGTGCGGTGGACGACGGAACCCTGATCCGCGTGAGTGGGGCCGCCGACTTTCTGCGCCTGACGCTGGGGCGCGTGGGGGCCACCGCCACCATTCCCGCACCGGGTCAGACCACCACCGAGGGCGGCAGCGGCGCGAACGGGCGCACCACCGACAGCTACGCGACCCCGCTGCCCGACATCTATTCCACCTTCCCCGAACTGGGCCGCGATCCCAACGCACCCGCCCCCGCTCGCCCCTTCCTCCAGCGCCTCGTGCTGGAAGACATTCCGGTTCGCGCCCCCAACGGCATCCGGGTAGACGAAGCCCTCGCCCGCGCCGAATTTGGCGGCTCCTTGGTGGTGTCGGGGACGGGCGCACAACCGCGCATCACGGGCGACATCACGTCTCAGCGCGGCAGTATTTTCCTGCGTGAAAACGAATTCGCCATCCAGAGCGGCCTCGTCAGCTTCACCGGTCAGAGCCTCTTTCCGACCTTTGCGATTCTTGCCAGCGGCAACGTGCAGGCCAGCACCACCGGGCAGCGCGTGCCCGTGACGCTGGACGTGAAGGGCGAATTCCGCACCCTCGCCAGCGGAGCCAGCACGCTTGACCTGACCACCGCGCTGCGCTGCACGGCCAACGCCGGGGGCACGGGCAGCAGCGAATGCACCGATCCCGCCACCACGCAGGCCTACAGCGAGGCGCAACTGTACGCGCTTGTCGCCACAGGCGTGCCCAACCTAGAAACGCTGCCCGGCAACCTGACCGCACTGGGGGCCAGCGCCCTGCAAACCGCGCTGAACATCTTTGTGCTGGGAGAAATAGAGCGCAACGTGGCCCGCGCCCTCGGCCTGGACGTGTTCCGCCTGACGCCCAACCTCTCTACAGCAGACGGCAGCCTCGGCGCGACCATCACGCTGGGATCGTACCTGACGCGCAATCTGTACTTGCAATACCAAACCGACCTGACGGGCGCGGGCCTCATCGACGCCACGTATTCCACGCCCGACAAGCAATTTACCTTCAAGGTCAGCACGCCCCTGAACGGGCTGGACTTGCAGAGCGTGCGCCCCAGCTTCAGCGCCGCCTACAACGTGAATGACCGCGCCAGCGTGAGTGTGGGCGTGCAGAACAACCCTGAAAGTACGAGGCTGCGGTTTGGGGTGACGTATAGGATTCGGTGA